The sequence GGCGGCCCAGCTCGCTGAGCTCCTCCTCCGTGCGCAGTGGCCGGATCTCGCTGACCGATCCGACCAGGGTGGTCTTGCCCGCGCCGAAGCCGCCGGCGACCAGGATCTTCACCGCGACCGCCGGACCGCCCCGCCAGCGCGGGTCGTTGGCCCGCTCGGCGCCCCCGTCGTACGCGGGGCCCGGGGCGGTGGCGGCAGGGGCGTGGAGGTCAGAGCGCACGGAGTCCATTGATCACGTCTCGCAGCAGGCGCTCGTCCGGCAGCTCGGCGAGCGGAACGGGTCGGGTGACGCTGATCAGTTCGGCGTCGTAGAGATCGCCGAGCAGGACGCGTACGACGCTGACCGGCAGGTCGGTGTAGGAGCCGAGCTCGGCCACCGAGATCGGCTCCCGGCGGCACCAGGCCAGGATGGTCTGGTGCTCGGGGTCCAGCACATGGGCGGGGACGGCCGCGGCGACCGGCGCCGGGTCCTTGGCGACGATCAGCGAGATCAGGTCGAACAGACCGTCCTCGACCGGCCTGGCCCGGCCCCGGGTCATCGAGTAGAGGCGCACCACCGGGCCGGCCTCGTCGTCGAACCAGCGGTTGTCGACCGGGGTCCGCGGCCGGAACAGGTCGAGGTCCGACCCGTCGCCGTCGCCGTCCCCGTCGCCGCCCTGACCCCGGCCGGAGGCTTCGCCCCCGGCCCCACCGGCCGGGTCGGCCGCCACCGCCTTCGGCTCCTCGTCCGCCATCGGACCGCTCATCTCCCGGGCGGGGCCACGTCGGCGCGCGGTTCGGCGGCCAGGTGCTCGCCGACCCGCTTGACCAGCAGAGCCATCTCGTAGGCGATCTGGCCGATGTCGGCCTCGGCCTCGCTCAGCACCGCCAGGCAGCTGCCGTCGCCGGCCGCGGTGATGAACAGGAAGGCCTCGTCCAGCTCGACCATGGTCTGGCGCACTCCGCCGACCTTGAAGTGCCCGCCGGCCCCCTTGGCCAGGCTGTGGAAGCCTGCCGCGACGGCCGCCAGGTGCTCGGCGTCCTCCCGGGCGAGGTCGCGGGAGGCACCGGTGGCCAGTCCGTCGCCGGAGAGGATCACCGCGTGGCGCAGCGCGGCCACTCGGCCCACCAGGTCGTCCAGGAGCCAGTTGAGGTCTCCGGACGACTGCGTCGAAGTGGTCATGAATCAGTTCCTTCTGCTGGAGCGGGTCGTGCGGATGGTGCGGGTCGTGCCGGCCCCACCGGTCGTACGTGCGGTGCGGGCCGTACGGGCCGTACGGGTCGTGCGGATGGTGCGGTGCCTTCGGGCGGCCCGTCGGACAACGGACCGGCGGGTGCATCGGGTTCCGTCGCCTGGCGCGGCGGCCGGACGAACCTGGTCGGCGGCGGCACCGGCGCCCGTCGGGCCAGCGGCGCCGGCTCACCCGCGGACGGGCCGGGCAACGCCGCCGGGGCGGGTGCCGGGGCCAGCGCGCGGCGCGTCGACGGCACCGGGAAGGGCGTTCCGGACGGCGCCGGTGTCGGGGCGGGCGTCGGGGCCGGGGCGGGCGACGGGGCGGCCGCCGGCCGGGCGGCGGGGGTGCCGCGGCCCCGGGTGAAGCCGCGCTGGAAGGAGGCGAAGGCGGCCCGCGCCTCCTCGGGCGAGCGCTCGCGCACCGGTTCGGCCTCGCTCCCCCGGGCACCGGAACCACCCGGGCCGTCGGCCCGTCCGGCGGCGGCCTCCGCCGCGCGCTCGCGCAGCTGCGGGGCGAGGCTCGCCTGCCGCACCCGTCGCGGCAGCCCGCCCGGCGTGGCCGCGGTGGCGGTCCGCGTGGGCGCGGAGTCGGCGGTGGCCGCACCCGCCGTCGCGGGCGCCGCGACCGGCCGGTCGGTGACGGCCCCGGTGGGCACGGCCCCGGTGGCCACGACCTCGGTGAGCACGGCCCCGGCCGCGTCGGCGGGCCCGGTCACGGTGCCGGGCCGGACCTCGGCCGGCCCGGGTGCGAGGGATTCGACGTCGTCCGCCGTGGCCGCCGGGTCGTCCGCGCGCCGGTGGCGGCCGGTGCCCGGTCCGGTCGCGTCGCCGGCGGCGGCCGTGACCAGCACGGGCCCGCCGCCGCGCGAGCGGCGCGGCAGACCCCCGGGGGTACGGGCCGGTTCGGGCGCCGAGGGGCGCGGCCCGCCGACGATCCGGTGCCGGCCGCCCGCTCCGTTCACGCCCTTCAGCGCACCGCCCGCACCGCTGTCGCCGGTCGCGCCGTTCGCGCCCCGGGCGGTGGGCGGGTCGTCGTCGGGGCCGTCCTCGGCCAGGGCGGGCACCGCGACCAGGTCGCGCTGTCCGCGCCGCCCCACCGCTGCCCGCCGGCCGCCGACCGGTCCGGGGGCGGTGCCCGGCCCCTGTCCGGCCCCCGTAGCCGTGCCGGTGCCCGCGGGCGGCTCCGGCAGCCCGTCCGGCGCCTCCGCCAGCAGCTCGCGCGGGATCAGCACCACCGCCGTCGTCCCCCCGTACGGGGAGGGCCGCAGGTGCACCCGGATACCGTGCCGGCGCGCCAGCCGGCTGACCACGAACAGGCCCAGCCGGTCGGTGTCGGCGAGGTCGAACTCCTGCTCCACCGCGAGGCGTTCGTTGATCTCGGCGAGCGCCTGCTCGCTCAGACCGAGCCCGCGGTCGTCGATCTCCAGCGCGAAGCCGTGCGCCACCACCTCGCCCTGCACGGTGACCTGGGTGCTGGGCGGGGAGAACACCGCGGCGTTCTCCACCAGTTCGGCGATCAGGTGGGTGACGTCCGCGACCGCGCTGCCGAGCAGACCGGTGCCGGGGAACGGCCGGACGATCACCCGGGCGTAGTCCTCGACCTCGCCGACCGCCGCGCGGACCACGTCCACCATCCGCACCGGCTTGCGCCAGGCCCGGCCGGGCGAGCCGCCGGCCAGGATGATCAGGCCCTCCGCGTGCCGGCGCATACGGGTGGTGAGGTGGTCGACCTTGAAGAGGTCCTCCAGCTCCGCCGGGTCCTCGGCGCGCCGTTCCATGGTGTCGAGCAGCGTCAGCTGGCGGTGCAGCAGGACCTGGCTGCGTCGGGCCAGGTTGACGAAGACCGCCGAGACGCCGCGCCGCAGTTCGGCCTGCTCGACGGCGGCCTCGACGGCGGCCCGCTGCACGGCGTTGATCGCACGGCCGACCTGGCCGATCTCGGCCTGGCCGAACTCCAGCTCGGGGGCCTCGGTGGCGACGTCCACCGACTCGCCCTTGCGCAGCCGCAGCATGACCGAGGGCAGCCGGGTGCCGGCCAGTTCGTTGGCGGCGTTGCGCAGGCCGATCAGCTCGCGGACCAGGCCCCGGCCGATCCGGAAGGAGATGAGGACCGAGAGCACCACCGCGACCAGGCCGATCAGGCCGGCGATGCCGCCGCGCCAGAGCAGTCCGATCGCGTAGGAGTGGTCGCGGTCGTCGATGGTGCCGCTCAGCCGGGCGTTGATCGCCGCCAGGTCGCCCAGGGCGCGGTCGGCGGTCTCCCGCCAGGCGTCGCCGTTGATCGCCTGCACCACCCGCTCGGGTCCGCCGGCGCCGACGAAGTCCGCCTCCGCGCGGGCGAGCGCGGCCCAGGCCTCGCCGCCGCGCAGGGCGATGTAGTCCGCCTGGTCGACCGGGTCCAGCTCGGCGATGTAGACGGTGAACAGCGCCTGCTGGTTGTGCAGGGCGTCGAGCGCGACCTGGTACTGCTCGGAGGTCGGCCGGCCGGGCGCGGTGCGCAGCCCCTCCATCGCCGCGTCCTCCTGGGCGAGGTACTCCCGGGCGCGCATCAGCTCGATCATGATCGTGCCCTGCCTCGGCAGTTGGCCGCTCTGGCGGGCCACGAAGGCGGAGCGGAAGCCGAAGACGGGCTTGATCAGGTCGGTGTACTGGCCGAGGGCGAACTCCCAGTTCAGCGCGGCACGGCCGATCTGGGCGCGCAGCGGGCTGAGCTGGTCGGCGGCGGCGAGGATCTGCAGGTAGCGGCCGCGCTGGGCCTCGTCGAGCCGGCCGCCCTCGGCGTCCTTCTTCTGCTGCAGCACGGCGAGGTCGTGGTCGGTGGCGGCGCGGGCCTGCTCGAAGGCGTCGCGGGCGGCGCGGGAGGCCGGATCGGCGAGCCTGCGGACGGCGGCCCGGCGCTCGTTCTGCAGGTCGTGCGCGTACACGTCGACCGGGGCGCCGAACTCCTTGTAGGTCGCGCTGACGTCGAGCCGGCTCCAGACGTCGCCGGTGGTGGCGAGCGTCGCGTACGCCCAGAGGGCGGTGAGGGCGACGATGGGCACCAGGAGCAGCGCGATGATCTTCGCGCGGATCGAGCTGCTGCGCAGACGCATGGAGTCCTCGGTCGGGAAGTGCCAGGCGCGGACGGGGTGCGGGGAATGCGGGAGGCGTGAGGGGGCGGGGCGGCCTGGGAGCGGGAGCGTGGGGCGGGCGACGCGGAAGCGGCTCGACCCGGAGGCGGGTCGGCACCGACGGTTTGACACGGACGGGTTGACACGGACAGGGTTGGTACGGACCAAGCGTCGGCCGGGGGCAGCGCTCGGCCGCGACCGAGGGCCCCGGCCGCAGGTCTGCGAGACTCTACTACGGCCTGACCACTCGTTCGAGGGTCGAACCCACCCTCTCGTCGAGCCGGGCCGGATCGGGTCCGGATCGGGTCCGGATCAGGCCCGGACCGCCGTCGCGATCACCGTCCCGATCACCGCGGTGATCACCGCTCCCGCACAGCCGTCCGAAGCCCTCGACGGCTCCACGACACTTTCCGCACACACCGGTGCCGATCTCGTCGCGCCGCAGTCACAACCCTGGGCAGTCGGCGAGGGATCCGATAGTTTCGCTGCACCTGCAGGACTGATCGGGGGGATCGTGCGCGAGTTCACCACCCCCGCCCCGGCCGGACCGCCGGTCGCCGGAGGGCTGGCCGACTCGCTCTACGACACCGCCGAGCGCTCCCCCGCCCTGGTCCAGCTGTCCCGGCGCGCCGACCGCTACCGGCGCGGCACCACCGGGGGCGCCTGGCAGGACATCACCGCCGCGGACTTCCGCGACGAGGTGCTCGCCCTCGCCAAGGGCCTGCTCACCCGGGGCGTGCGCTACGGCGACCGGGTCGCGCTGATGTCCCGCACCCGCTACGAGTGGACCCTGTTCGACTACGCGCTCTGGTCGATCGGCGCGATCTCCGTCCCCGTCTACCCCACGGCCGCGCCCGAGCAGGTCCGCTGGATCCTCGCCGAGACCCAGGCGGTGGCCTGCCTGGTCGAGGACGAGGACCACGCGATGACCGTCGGCGCGGTCTGCGACGCGTTACCCGACCTGACCGGCATCTGGCAGCTGGACCGGGACTGCGTCGAGGCGATCGTCGAGGACGGGCACGGGGTGCCCGACTCGCTGGTCCACCGGCAGCGCCTCGGCGTCACCACCGACACCGTCGCCACCGTCGTCTACACCTCCGGCACCACCGGGCGCCCCAAGGGCTGCCTGATCACCCACGGCGCACTGGCCGCCGCGGCCGACGCGCTGCTCGACGGCTGGGGCGAGGCACTCCGCGACACCGGCGGGCACCCGCCGTGCACCGTCCTGTTCCTGCCGCTGGCACACGTCTACGGACGGATGGTGCAGATCGCCTCGATCCGCGGCGGCTTCCGGATCGGACATGTCTCCGAGGTCTCCACGGACGCGCTGCTGCCCGCACTCGCCGCCCTCCGCCCGACCTTCCTGCTCGTCGTCCCCTACGTCCTGGACAAGGTCTTCCAGCAGACCCGGCGCGCCGCCGAGGAGGCCGGCCGCGGCGAACTCCTCGAACAGGCCCGGCAGGTGGCCGTCGACTGGGCGGCCGCCCGGGAACAGCGCGCCTTCGGACGCGGCCCCGGCCCCGGCACCGCGCTGCGGCTGCGCCACCTGGCCTACGAACGCACGGTCTACCAGCGGCTGCGTTCCGTGTTCGGCGGCCGGGTGCGGGCGCTGATGTGCGGCGGCTCCACCCTCGACCGCGAACTCGGGCTCTTCTTCGCCGGGATCGGCTTCCAGCTGTTCGAGGGCTACGGGCTCACCGAGACCTCGGCCGCGGTCACCGGCAACCCGCCCGGACGGTCGAAGATCGGCTCGGTCGGACGACCGGTTCCCGGCGCGACGGTGGCGATCGCCGACGACGGCGAGGTGTGGGTACGCGGCCCCGGCGTCTTCGGCGGCTACCTGAACCATCCGCGCTGCACCGCCGAATCGCTCTTCGAGGGCTGGTTCGGCACCGGCGATCTCGGCAGCCTGGACGAGGACGGCTACCTGACCATCACCGGCCGCAAGAAGGACATCATCGTCACCAGCAGCGGCAAGAACCTCGCACCCGCCGCGCTGGAGGTCCGGGTGGAGTCCCACCCACTGGTCTCGCAGTGCCTGGTGGTGGGCGACGACCGGCCGTACGTGGCCGCGCTGATCACCCTCGACCCGGCGGCGCTGGCGCACTGGCTGAAGCGGCGCGGGCGCGGACAGTCGGACCCGTGGACCGTGCTCGCCGACGAGGATCTGCACACGGAGGTCCAACGGGCGGTGGCGGCGGCCAACACCGCCGTGTCGCGGGCCGAGTCGATCCGCGCCTTCCGGCTGCTGCCCCGGGAGTTCGGGATCGAGCAGGGTCTCATGACGCCCTCGCTGAAGCTGCGGCGGGCGGCGATCGTCGAGTACTACGCGGCGGACATCGAGGAACTGTACGCCCCCTGACGTCTCGTCTTGTCCCGTTTTACGCAAGCGAATTGGGAGTCCGTCGAGTACGACCGGTCCCTTGACGATCGCGGTGGTCCAGTCCATTGTTTTGCTCCGGTCCGAGTGCGGCACGCCGACGCTCCCGCCCCCTCCGGGAGCACCCCCACATCCCGTTGTCCGCGCGTCCGCCCCACGGACGCGTCCCCCACGCTGGAGTCCCCACGTGTCCATCTCCTCGCGCATGTCCACGCGCCTTTCGGCGCTCATGTCCACGCGCATGTCCCCGCGCATGTCCCCGCGTCCTTCCGCGCTCGGGTCCGGGCACCCGCCCGCCCGGCTGTCCACCCGCCTGCCCGCGCTGACCGCGTCGGCCGCGCTGCTGGTGGCTGGCCTGGCCGCCGTGCCCGCACACGCCGCCGAGGCCACCGCGGCCGCGCCCACCGCCGCCGCGCCCACCGTCAACCTGGCGACCAACCCCGGGTTCGAGATCCCCGCCTCCTCGCTCGCCGACTGGGGCAGCGTGCCCGGCTGGCGCTGTTCCGGCGGGCCCGCCGAGGCCGCCCTCACCGCCGCCGCCCCGCACTCGGGCACCTCCGCCCTGGCCGTCGCCCCGGCCGGCGACGAGTCCACCGGCGAGTGCGTGCAGACCGTCTCGGTCCAGCCCGGCACCACCTACACCGCTTCCGCCTGGGTCCGCGGGAAGTTCGTCTTCCTGGGCGCCACCGGCGGAACCGACCGCCCGACCGCGCCCGCCTGGACCGAGTCCACCAACGGCGGCTGGCAGAAGCTGACCACCCGCTTCACCGCCGCCCCCGGCGCCACCACCGTCCGGCTCTCCGTCCACGGCTGGTACCAACAGGGCCCGTTCGCGGTCGACGACGTCCGGGTCGACGGCCCCGCACCCGCCCCGGCGACCGCCGCCGCCTCGGTGCCGACCAGCGACAAGGTGGTCTTCTTCACCGTCGACGACGGCTGGCAGACCACCCCGGAGGCGGAGCAGGTCATCGCCGCCAACAAGCTGCCGATCACCGCCTTCCCGCTGCCGATGGCCGCCGCCAACAACCCCGACTACTTCCGGCGGGTGACCGCCGCGCCCGGCTCCTCGATCCAGGACCACAGCGTCTCCCACACCGACCTCACCACCCTCTCGCCCGCCGCGCAGCAGGTGGAGATCTGCGACGCCCGGGACTCGCTGACCCGCCTCTTCGGCACCGCGCCGACCGTGTTCCGGCCGCCGTACTTCGCCTGGAACGCCGACACCCTCCAGGCCGCCGCCAACTGCGGCATGCGCACCATACTCACGGCCGACGCGGACTTCAGCTGGGGCGCCTCCAACATCTGGCACGAGGGCACCCTCTCCCCCGGCGACGTCGTCCTGATGCACTGGACCGACACCCTCGCCGACGACCTCCGGCGTGCCCTGGCCGCCGCCGAGGTGGCCGGCCTCAAGCCCGCCGGCCTGGCGTCCTACCTGCGCTGACACCGCCGACAGCCGCCCGCACCGCGCACCGCCGACCCCGCACCGGGGCCGGCGGTGCGCCGTTTCCCCGACCCGATGACGCGTTGACAGCGGAACCGCGCGGATGCTGGGATGAGTCGCGTGCAGCGTGGCGCCGGCCAAAGAGATGTGGGCCGGCCGGCAGCCGGGCCGGCACCCGACACCGAGGGACGACGCGTGATGAGAACGTTCTCCGCTCCCCTTTCCTGAGCCTCTCCGCGGCCGCGGCCGGGTCCTTTCCCGCAGCGGTGGCCGCCGCTTCCCCGTTCCCCCGTTCCGGAGCGAGCTCCGGAGAGAGATCCCTTCAGACGCATGCCCATGTCTTCTTCTTCGTCCATCCCTTCGTCCTCTTCGTCGTTCAACCAGACCGTCATCGATGAGTTCCGCGCCCGGGGCGGAAGGGTCGGCGGACCCTTCGAGGGCGGCGACCTGTTGCTGCTGACCACCGTCGGCGCACAGTCCGGGCGGGAACACACCGTCCCGCTCGGATTCGTGCGGGCGGACGGCCTGCTGCTGGTCGTCGCCTCGGCGGCCGGGGCGCCCGAGCACCCGCAGTGGTACCGCAATCTGCTCACCCACCTGCTGGTCCGGGTGGAACTCGGCACGGAGGTCTTCGACGCGACCGCCGTCCCCGCCGAGGGGGAGCGGCGCGACCGGCTGTTCGAGGCCGTCGTCCGGTCGGCCCCCGGGTACGGGGACTACCAGCGGCACACCGCCCGGCTGCTGCCGGTGGTCGTCCTGGAACACCCCGGTGCCGGGGCTGAGCCCGGGGCCCGGACGCGCGAGGCGGCGAGCCTCGCGGACAAGCTGCTGGAGGTGCACGACTGGCTGCGCGCCCGACTCCGGCAACTGCGGACCGAGACCGAGGCACACCTCGCCGGAGGCGCCGGGCAGGCTCCGCCGCTCGGACTGCAGCTCCGACAGCACTGCCTGGCGTTCTGCCAGGGCCTGACCGTCCACCACACCGGCGAGGACCGGGGCGTCTTCCCCGCACTGGCCCGCAGCCACCCGGAGCTGCGGGGCGTGCTGGAACGGCTGGCCGAGCAGCACCGCGCGGTGGCGCGGCTGAAGGAGGAGCTGGTCGCACTGGTCTCCGACCTCGGCTCCGCCGATCCGGAGTCGTTCCGGGCCGCACTGGCGCGGACGACGGACGCACTGGAGGCCCATCTCGCCCACGAGGAACGGGAACTGCTGCCCGCCCTGGCCGGCATCCCGTTCCCCCCGCCGAACCGGTGACGGGACGGGCTCGCCGGTCCGTCCCGCATGGGGGGACCGGCGGGCCCGCCGGGTCGTGCGGTCGGATCCGGCGCCGGCCCTGACCTCGGCGCCGAGGTCAGGGCCGGGGTCAGGGCCGGGGTCAGGGCCGAGGGTCGCTGGGTTTGGTCGGGGGGTGCGGTCGCTGGGTGCGGTCGCGGGGTGCGGTCAGGCCTGCGCGGTGAACACCGGCAGGAAGCCGCCGGAGTGGCCGGAGGCCTTCGGGTGGTAGCTCTCCTCCACCGGCAGGGTGGTGCTGTTCAGCCAGGTGGTGCTGGAGCCGCAGATCTCGTGCTCGCGGAAGATCGACCGGACGTCGCCGAAGGCGAAACCGGCGTTGGCGGCGCGCTTGGCGATGACGTCGTCCAGCACGTCGGCGGCACCGTTGATGGCGGCCCGCTTGGTGTCGCCGATACCGAAGATGCAGCTGCCGCCGACCTTGTAGAGGTGCGGGTAGCCGAGCACGACCACCCGGGCGTTCGGGGCCTTGGCGTGGATCGCCGAGTAGACCTGGTCGAGCTTGCCGGGCAGCGTGCCGGTGGCGTAGTTCTTCGCGGTGGCGACCGCGTTGAGACAGGCGCTCTCCGAGTCCAGGACGCAGGTCTGCATGGTGCTGGCGAAGCCCGCGTCGTTGCCGCCGACGCTGATGCTGACCAGCGTGGTGGCCGAGTTCAGGGTGGAGAGCTGGTTGTTGAGCACGTCTCCGGTTCTGGCGCCGGAACAGGCGAGGAACGAGAAGGAGGACGGCGCGTGCGCGTTCTTCCACAGGTACGCGTACGCGTTGGTGCTGCGCTTGCAGCTGCCGCTCTCGCTCGTGTAGCTGCCGGCCCCGAGGCCGGAGGCGTAGGAGTCGCCGAGCGCGACGTAGTTGACCCCGGCGGCGTGGGCCGAACCGGCTGTGACGAGGGTGGTCAGGGAGAGGAGCGCCGCAGTGACGGCGACGGACATGGCACGGGCAGGGCGTAGCATGACACCTCCTGGGAGTGACGTGCGTCACACAATTTGATACCAGGCGGTAGCTAACTCTGGAAGTTGTCATGCCAAGGCAATTGACGGTCGGTCTGACAACAGTGCGGTGAACTGCCCCTTCTGGCACGGTAAGTGCCCTCGTGCACCGGTCTCGGGACATCGCCCGATCGAGGGACGGAGTTCGGCCGGACGTGCGACCTCCGGCGGCGACGCGCTCGGGCGCGCGGCCCGGCGCCCGAGCCCCTCGCCCGGGCCCCTCGCCCGGGCCCCTCGCCCGGTCGGGCGGACGGCAGGCCGGCCGACCGACCGACCGACCGAAGGACGACGCGGCAGGCCGGACGGCGAGGTGGCAGGACGGCGCTCGGACGGACGGGCGCTCAGGCGGACGGGCGCTCAGGCGGTCGGCGGTTCCCCCGGCGCGGCACCCGGCGCCGCGCCGGGGAACAGCTCGCAGCCCGCCGCCGGCAGTTCCTCGATCGTCTCGTTGGCGGCCGAGGGCACGCCCAGCCGCCGGACGGCGGTCGCCACCGCAGCCCGGGCCTGTCGCAGACCGGGCACACCCCAGCCGAGCAGCTCGACCGCGAGGCCCGGCGCGACCAGCAGCCGCCGGTAGTGCCGCCCCGAGGCCGGGTCCGGCGCGCTCGGACCGACGGCCCGCAGCGCGGCGGCCATCCGGACCCGGGCGCACTCGTGGCCGCCGTTGGCCGAGCCGACCCGGTCGTAGAGGTAACCGAGGTAGTACGGCGTGCCGATCAGTGCCTGCGCCTCCTCGGCCGCCTCCCGGGCCAGCGCCGAGCCGGGGTCGCCGCCGTCCTCCGGCTCCAGCGAGCCCCCGGGCAGCGAGACCACGCCGTCCTTGGGGTTGACCAGGGTCAGCACCCGACCGTCGGGGGCGAACAGCCACCCCCAGGACTGCTTCACCGGAAGCCCACCGGGCACCTGCTCCCCCGGCCGCCACGGCCAGCCCGCACTGGGACGCCGGCGCACCCGGCCGAGCAGCTCGGCGATCTCCGCGCTGTACTCGATCCGGCTCATGCGTCCCCCCTTTCGGTGTCGGGCTCGCCGGACCGACGGTGCGCGGGGACGGTTCGCGGTACGCGGTTCGGGGCGGAGCGGCGGGCGCGGCGGCGTGGGGTACCGGCCGTTCCCACTGTTGATCTTCCCCGAAATCTTCCCCGAACAGGCGGTCGATGAACAGTCCCCAGCGCCGCATGGTGGACAGCCGGGGCCGAACGCCCTGGTCAGCCGCGATCAGGCCAGGGGCTCACCCCCGCCCCCGGTCGGCCGCTCCCCGGGCGGTCCGCCCCCACCCGACGGCGGGCCCGGCGGCGGCGCCGGCAGCGGGAAGCCCGGCAACGGGACGACGGCCGGCGGGAAGGGCAGGCCCCGGCCGACGTCGTCGGCGAGCTCGTCCAGCACCTCGCGGACGGTCATCGGCCGCAGCCTCCCGCCGCACAGGGCCCACCCCCGCACCGTCTGCCCGCCGGGGGCCGCCGGATCCCCGTGCAGCACCATCGCGCCGGTGCCGCCCACGGCGAGGCCCGCCGCCAGGGTCACGCAGAACGCCTCGGCGTCCCGCCCGCCGGGCGTCGGCCGACCGCCGTCGACCCGGACCTCGGTCGCCGAGGTCAGCTCCTCGCCGTCCTCGGGACCGTGGCAGCGCAGGGTCAGCAGGTGGATCCCGTCACCGGCCCCCGCACCCACCGCCAGCTGGACCTCGACGACGTGCCGCATCACCGCCACCAGCCGCCGCTCCCCCGGCGGCCCCTCGCCCGCCGCCGTCAGCAGGGCCGCCATCGCGACGGAGATCCGGACCCGCGCCCGGTGGTCGTCGGCCAGCTCCGGCAGCAGCACCGCCAGCCGCTGCCCCGTGTAGAGGAACGGCTCCCCGGCGAGCTCCGGATCGGCCGCGTACGCGACCCGGGCCGCCGCGTCCCCGGGCGCGAAGCCCAGCGCCTCGCAGTACTCCCCGTAGTCCACCGGGTCGAGCACCCGGAGGTGGACCTCCAGGCCCTGCCCGCGCAGAGCGCGCAGCTGGACCGCGACCCGGCGCAGGTAGGAGCGGAAGGTCAGCCCGCCGAACAGCCCGCACCGCGCCAGGTCCGCGAAGTCGTCGGCGGCGACGGCCAGCGCGAGCGCCACCGGCTGCGGCGGCGGCGCGCCGCGCGGGAGCACCCGGCGCCGGTCGCGCCCGCCGGGCCCGGCCGGCCCGCCCGCACCGCCCGTCCGGGACACGCCCGCCCCGCCGCCCGGCGGCCGCCCGTCGGGGACCCTCCCGCCCGGCCCCGCCGGTCCGGGCCGGCGCCGCTCCGGGCCGGGACCCCACAGCCGCACCACGGGCGTGCGCCACCGCGCCCGGCAGCCACCCGCCCCCGCACGCCGCTCCCGGTCCCGGTGCCGGTGCCGCCTCCGGGGCCGCTCCCGCT comes from Streptomyces sp. TLI_053 and encodes:
- a CDS encoding roadblock/LC7 domain-containing protein, with protein sequence MTTSTQSSGDLNWLLDDLVGRVAALRHAVILSGDGLATGASRDLAREDAEHLAAVAAGFHSLAKGAGGHFKVGGVRQTMVELDEAFLFITAAGDGSCLAVLSEAEADIGQIAYEMALLVKRVGEHLAAEPRADVAPPGR
- a CDS encoding AMP-dependent synthetase/ligase, encoding MREFTTPAPAGPPVAGGLADSLYDTAERSPALVQLSRRADRYRRGTTGGAWQDITAADFRDEVLALAKGLLTRGVRYGDRVALMSRTRYEWTLFDYALWSIGAISVPVYPTAAPEQVRWILAETQAVACLVEDEDHAMTVGAVCDALPDLTGIWQLDRDCVEAIVEDGHGVPDSLVHRQRLGVTTDTVATVVYTSGTTGRPKGCLITHGALAAAADALLDGWGEALRDTGGHPPCTVLFLPLAHVYGRMVQIASIRGGFRIGHVSEVSTDALLPALAALRPTFLLVVPYVLDKVFQQTRRAAEEAGRGELLEQARQVAVDWAAAREQRAFGRGPGPGTALRLRHLAYERTVYQRLRSVFGGRVRALMCGGSTLDRELGLFFAGIGFQLFEGYGLTETSAAVTGNPPGRSKIGSVGRPVPGATVAIADDGEVWVRGPGVFGGYLNHPRCTAESLFEGWFGTGDLGSLDEDGYLTITGRKKDIIVTSSGKNLAPAALEVRVESHPLVSQCLVVGDDRPYVAALITLDPAALAHWLKRRGRGQSDPWTVLADEDLHTEVQRAVAAANTAVSRAESIRAFRLLPREFGIEQGLMTPSLKLRRAAIVEYYAADIEELYAP
- a CDS encoding polysaccharide deacetylase family protein, giving the protein MSPRPSALGSGHPPARLSTRLPALTASAALLVAGLAAVPAHAAEATAAAPTAAAPTVNLATNPGFEIPASSLADWGSVPGWRCSGGPAEAALTAAAPHSGTSALAVAPAGDESTGECVQTVSVQPGTTYTASAWVRGKFVFLGATGGTDRPTAPAWTESTNGGWQKLTTRFTAAPGATTVRLSVHGWYQQGPFAVDDVRVDGPAPAPATAAASVPTSDKVVFFTVDDGWQTTPEAEQVIAANKLPITAFPLPMAAANNPDYFRRVTAAPGSSIQDHSVSHTDLTTLSPAAQQVEICDARDSLTRLFGTAPTVFRPPYFAWNADTLQAAANCGMRTILTADADFSWGASNIWHEGTLSPGDVVLMHWTDTLADDLRRALAAAEVAGLKPAGLASYLR
- a CDS encoding DUF742 domain-containing protein codes for the protein MADEEPKAVAADPAGGAGGEASGRGQGGDGDGDGDGSDLDLFRPRTPVDNRWFDDEAGPVVRLYSMTRGRARPVEDGLFDLISLIVAKDPAPVAAAVPAHVLDPEHQTILAWCRREPISVAELGSYTDLPVSVVRVLLGDLYDAELISVTRPVPLAELPDERLLRDVINGLRAL
- a CDS encoding nitroreductase/quinone reductase family protein encodes the protein MSSSSSIPSSSSSFNQTVIDEFRARGGRVGGPFEGGDLLLLTTVGAQSGREHTVPLGFVRADGLLLVVASAAGAPEHPQWYRNLLTHLLVRVELGTEVFDATAVPAEGERRDRLFEAVVRSAPGYGDYQRHTARLLPVVVLEHPGAGAEPGARTREAASLADKLLEVHDWLRARLRQLRTETEAHLAGGAGQAPPLGLQLRQHCLAFCQGLTVHHTGEDRGVFPALARSHPELRGVLERLAEQHRAVARLKEELVALVSDLGSADPESFRAALARTTDALEAHLAHEERELLPALAGIPFPPPNR
- a CDS encoding nitrate- and nitrite sensing domain-containing protein, translating into MRLRSSSIRAKIIALLLVPIVALTALWAYATLATTGDVWSRLDVSATYKEFGAPVDVYAHDLQNERRAAVRRLADPASRAARDAFEQARAATDHDLAVLQQKKDAEGGRLDEAQRGRYLQILAAADQLSPLRAQIGRAALNWEFALGQYTDLIKPVFGFRSAFVARQSGQLPRQGTIMIELMRAREYLAQEDAAMEGLRTAPGRPTSEQYQVALDALHNQQALFTVYIAELDPVDQADYIALRGGEAWAALARAEADFVGAGGPERVVQAINGDAWRETADRALGDLAAINARLSGTIDDRDHSYAIGLLWRGGIAGLIGLVAVVLSVLISFRIGRGLVRELIGLRNAANELAGTRLPSVMLRLRKGESVDVATEAPELEFGQAEIGQVGRAINAVQRAAVEAAVEQAELRRGVSAVFVNLARRSQVLLHRQLTLLDTMERRAEDPAELEDLFKVDHLTTRMRRHAEGLIILAGGSPGRAWRKPVRMVDVVRAAVGEVEDYARVIVRPFPGTGLLGSAVADVTHLIAELVENAAVFSPPSTQVTVQGEVVAHGFALEIDDRGLGLSEQALAEINERLAVEQEFDLADTDRLGLFVVSRLARRHGIRVHLRPSPYGGTTAVVLIPRELLAEAPDGLPEPPAGTGTATGAGQGPGTAPGPVGGRRAAVGRRGQRDLVAVPALAEDGPDDDPPTARGANGATGDSGAGGALKGVNGAGGRHRIVGGPRPSAPEPARTPGGLPRRSRGGGPVLVTAAAGDATGPGTGRHRRADDPAATADDVESLAPGPAEVRPGTVTGPADAAGAVLTEVVATGAVPTGAVTDRPVAAPATAGAATADSAPTRTATAATPGGLPRRVRQASLAPQLRERAAEAAAGRADGPGGSGARGSEAEPVRERSPEEARAAFASFQRGFTRGRGTPAARPAAAPSPAPAPTPAPTPAPSGTPFPVPSTRRALAPAPAPAALPGPSAGEPAPLARRAPVPPPTRFVRPPRQATEPDAPAGPLSDGPPEGTAPSARPVRPVRPAPHVRPVGPARPAPSARPAPAEGTDS